Within Etheostoma cragini isolate CJK2018 chromosome 24, CSU_Ecrag_1.0, whole genome shotgun sequence, the genomic segment TGTGCCCAGTGCAGGCGAAGTCGCCATGACAACCCCGGGAGTGATGGCGCTGGTGGGGGCTGTGCGTATCTGATAGGCCTGGACATCACCTGATGCGGCTGACAGAcccattttttaataaaagggaCACAGAAATCCGGACAAATTCACTTGACAgcagggcctgaagttaactttttttaaaaccactgTCACTTTTTAACAGCCATTTTTTTGCCcaataaaaggagaaaacaggaattgctgtgtctctatggtCCCATCTTGTCCtttcatggtagcctactcgtggacattgcccaatcaaaatgtatacatgttggCAGAACGGTCGGTCATGTTTTGCAACGTCTTTCGCTGCACATTTGTTTGCAAATATGAGATGGTTGAGTCACACACTACTCGTCTTAATATCAAAAACATGGCAATGAAgttgacccgttctcactcccgacTGGTCAGTGGCTaaacgtgggactgctgggattgtcgcgagtaatgaaaatgcaataggGGGCCCCcactgtcaatcaatgtctgcCATTGATGCGGGCACCGGATTGGTCTGCGCCAGTAAGCAAGCGTGTACCCTGCTTCCCGATAGTTACGCATTTGAATTCCTCAATTTTCATTGGCTACCAGCCAATGTGGCAGATAGATTGAAAGCGTTACCCGGCAATTGCGAAGTTTGCTGTCGATTGGCGGGCAGGTGTTAATTTCATGCCCTGCTTGACCGATGTTTTCCTGGTCTAATTGGTACAGTTTAACGTTCAAACTGTGTTGCAGAAAGCTCCTTCATTAACCTTTAGTAGTCTTAAATAGAACGTTATGTGAAATTATTCCCCCACCTTGTACAACCACTTGGTTGCTGGGCACTAGGATCTGCTGTCCGTCGCTGGTCTGGGCGTACTGCAGGATGGTGGCACCTTGCTGGCCTGCGTTGGCCATGGTCAGTGTCTGCAGGCCCTGCACTCCATCTGTGCCATTATTGGCCAGCTGGATGGCCCCACCTTGGGTAATGGCAACTGCAGAGGCACATCGTCACATGTTAGAATTCTagactcaaacaaacacaagtgaTGTTCTCCAGTGCATAGTAAATACAATGTGGCAAGTCCAAATCCATCCGTTCAAATTGTCCTATCCTAAACATGTGTGCTTAAACATGGTTTACTGCAGCAATGACCAACTCATTATCTATTTGTCATATCATCTTCATGTGGCATCTCTCTTACGCTCCCCCCAGCTAACATGGGCGTTAGTATGTGTCCAGGACAAACTGCTTCATATCTGACAGAATCTGATCCAACAGGTCAATGCATAGGAGCACAATTTACTTCGATGCTATTGCAAGAGGGGTGTTACAATCATTCCTTGGTGTggtataaacaaataaaatgaaaatattggCTCAGTGTTATACCATATCTGAATATCAAGACTTTTTCCCCCCGATGTCTAAATTAAATTCACCTCAGCACGGACACACCATTACTGCAAAAAGCAAAAGGTCACCACATGGCAGCAGGAAATCCTGCATGTTTCAACACAGACCGCCAGCTTCCTGTATCACAATGTACAAAAGTACTCACTGTACTGGCCACTGCTAGTCTGGTAGATGGGAGTGGGCATGGTGACTGTGGTGATGGCAGGGGCTGTGTCGTCCTCGGACTTTTCTTCCTCAATTCGAGGCACTGCTGGAGCATCCGACGATAAATCATTCAGAATCTTCCTGTAGATGAAACCAATCACAGAGAAATCTCAGcaaacgtttttgtttttcattttaatatcgATTtacaaatgctacaaaattatttttaaaactattgttttttttaaagagcgtCACTCACTCTCTTTCAAACTCAGACATGTGATGcagacaccaaaaaaaaaaaaaaaaaaaaagtaataaaatgaaaGTGCAAATGTTTGTAAGTGATGAATGAGCTCTTCTAGATTCATTGCGTTTTTGTGATAAGACACAGACCTGTAAGAAGGCCGTCTGGACAGgatctctctcctcttctgacAATCTGTCACACTGTCTACAGACTCCTGAGAGTCCTCACTCTCGGCAACAGTCGAAATCTGAAAGCGAAGACAAATAAttatactttaacttttaacagtTGAcccaaagaaaataaactatataaaaataacacTGGAACATCATTCACAAAGATTTGGTTTCATTGCAAGCATGTCGCAATGAAGGTGAATCCATGTGTGAAGAATATAATATGCCAAGCaagaaaacacaagtacaaGTTCACAGCTGCTACTGTTTTGGAAAATACTGTGCTTATAATTATGTTATTAATTGTGATGATTTTAGATGCAAAGTTGATGTCTTTAATGGTAACCCTCTGTATCAAACATGTCAGTATGCAGTAGTTATTATTTGGGCAATAAAGCAAACCAAGGATTCTCATGTGCTGTAAcgaaataatgaaaaagttttcttttcctctcaccTGTACAGTCTGGACTTGTGGGGACTGGATGACAGAGGGCTGAGCAGCTTGGATCACCCCGTGCACCTGGACTGTCTGACCGTTGGGTAACTGCACAAGGGTGACTGTGGGACCGCTGGATGTCACCTGGCCAGCTGCGATGGACGCCTGCAACCATGACAACCCACATTCATACCCTGTCTGTATGACAAGTTATTAGCAGTTCTCAGCAATAGCACTCATTATGCATCTTATATTgcaacatgtacatttaaagtgGTGATAAGATTTACCTGGCCAATGGTGATCTGCTGGGTCTCAGACTCCGAGACAACTGTTTCACCactttgctgtgtgtctgcaCCAGCCTCCATTGTCATTTAAAATCTGCCAAAATTAAGAAACTGCTCATTTGTTTATGTACCATTAcgctaaaaataaaactgtgcaGCACAACAGTGAGAGAGTAACCTATGGTGTAAAGTTAACTCTGGATGTTGTGCCTTATCCACAGTTATTTGATGATGTTCTAAAGGAGGGTGTGGCTTTGCTCAACATGctagcatacattttaattataaaacaaCGTAGGCGAGTTTCCATGCAGAAAAAGAATGGTTTATTTCTTATGTTTCATATTCAAGACTCAACAACATAACGTCAATGTAGGGATTTAAAATATGctgcaacattttcatttcacatcAACGCCGAAGGCTAACGTTAAAGCTAACTCCTTGGCTAGCCAAGTACTGAATAGCTCCATTGAttctgttagcatgctaactagctagctagctaatataATGCATTGCATGTTAGCACATTTAGCCGCCATTTATTTAACATCTATAACGGCTCAATTCAAACtcgttttttttgcttttaacagCTCGTGCCCTGCAGTATGGCGCTCTGCTGTAAACTTCAACTGCTGTCTACACTAATAATGCATTGACTAGCTAGCTTCCTAATAACGTTAGGCTGCTAGCTGTGAGCCTGTATGGAGGGAAATGTCTGCATGCATTGCATGCCAGTTATGTTTGCAACTAGGGCTTTTTCTCCCACTTTCACTAACGACTTGGTTGGCTcaattttacattaatttgtcACAGTGTTAACATAAATTAACTTAACATGACTAGCTTCTTTAGCTTACTTACTTTTAGActgttaattaaaataaaaacaacattcaagcCCACTCCCATATTAATACCTATGTCTCAGTTGTGTTGCGAGCCTTGCAGAGACTGACTCATTTTGAGAGCCTCTGCAACACCGC encodes:
- the LOC117939398 gene encoding cyclic AMP-responsive element-binding protein 1-like isoform X2; the encoded protein is MTMEAGADTQQSGETVVSESETQQITIGQASIAAGQVTSSGPTVTLVQLPNGQTVQVHGVIQAAQPSVIQSPQVQTVQISTVAESEDSQESVDSVTDCQKRREILSRRPSYRKILNDLSSDAPAVPRIEEEKSEDDTAPAITTVTMPTPIYQTSSGQYIAITQGGAIQLANNGTDGVQGLQTLTMANAGQQGATILQYAQTSDGQQILVPSNQVVVQAASGDVQAYQIRTAPTSAITPGVVMATSPALGTGGGTEEVTRKREVRLMKNREAARECRRKKKEYVKCLENRVAVLENQNKTLIEELKALKDLYCHKSE
- the LOC117939398 gene encoding cyclic AMP-responsive element-binding protein 1-like isoform X1 codes for the protein MTMEAGADTQQSGETVVSESETQQITIGQTGYECGLSWLQASIAAGQVTSSGPTVTLVQLPNGQTVQVHGVIQAAQPSVIQSPQVQTVQISTVAESEDSQESVDSVTDCQKRREILSRRPSYRKILNDLSSDAPAVPRIEEEKSEDDTAPAITTVTMPTPIYQTSSGQYIAITQGGAIQLANNGTDGVQGLQTLTMANAGQQGATILQYAQTSDGQQILVPSNQVVVQAASGDVQAYQIRTAPTSAITPGVVMATSPALGTGGGTEEVTRKREVRLMKNREAARECRRKKKEYVKCLENRVAVLENQNKTLIEELKALKDLYCHKSE